From Hyphomicrobiales bacterium, the proteins below share one genomic window:
- a CDS encoding UPF0280 family protein: protein MTNKFTENVETGWLPDGKRFALRHGPIDLVIEATGNADQVALAYQKAVAAFETVLTNLVVELDILRKPLGPAQPILQGEIAQNMYRATSKIAGSLFASPMISVAGAVADYILAAMKAGTFLERAYVNNGGDIALYLSNEAHFDIGICADIETGEIMSKAHIASDHKVGGIATSGWQGRSHSLGIADAVTVLAKNAASADVAATLIANAIDLPNHAEITRVPASELSPDSDLGHRPVTVAVGMLQDHEIELALSRGRALASSMIGHGHIEAVFANLRGQTFNQGACQNVLRGETSHPSNMASKELVYA, encoded by the coding sequence ATGACAAATAAATTTACAGAGAATGTCGAAACAGGATGGCTACCCGATGGGAAGCGGTTTGCGTTAAGGCATGGACCTATAGATTTAGTCATTGAGGCCACAGGCAATGCAGATCAAGTTGCTTTGGCTTATCAAAAAGCAGTAGCGGCTTTTGAAACGGTTTTAACGAACCTTGTCGTTGAGTTGGATATTTTGAGAAAACCGCTCGGGCCAGCGCAACCGATCTTGCAAGGTGAAATTGCACAGAACATGTACCGAGCAACGTCGAAGATTGCTGGGTCTTTGTTTGCATCACCCATGATATCAGTCGCCGGAGCGGTTGCTGATTACATATTGGCTGCCATGAAAGCTGGAACCTTCCTTGAACGTGCTTACGTAAACAATGGTGGAGATATTGCGTTGTATCTTTCCAACGAAGCCCATTTTGATATTGGGATTTGCGCCGATATTGAAACAGGCGAGATCATGTCAAAAGCGCATATTGCAAGCGATCATAAGGTGGGCGGCATCGCGACCAGTGGATGGCAAGGACGAAGCCATTCTTTAGGCATTGCAGATGCGGTGACCGTGCTGGCCAAGAATGCCGCGAGCGCGGATGTGGCGGCAACCCTTATTGCGAATGCCATTGATTTACCCAATCATGCTGAAATAACGCGTGTCCCTGCAAGTGAACTTTCTCCCGATTCTGATTTAGGTCATAGACCAGTGACGGTCGCTGTGGGTATGTTACAGGATCACGAGATTGAATTGGCGTTGAGCCGAGGCCGAGCGTTAGCAAGCTCAATGATTGGGCACGGCCATATAGAGGCAGTCTTCGCAAATTTGCGCGGTCAAACATTTAATCAGGGCGCCTGCCAAAATGTCCTTAGAGGTGAAACTAGTCACCCATCTAACATGGCATCAAAGGAGTTAGTTTATGCCTGA
- a CDS encoding 6-hydroxynicotinate reductase — MCYIADGKSGACDRYANEGGNLVRLDPLVVLERRIEDGGDVVPFLEEDKPWDGNVVKPKDQFVTAIGAGTTYPDYKPAPFIVSSEVDGVDMITVVTEGIFSYCGAKVKIDTDRHLGPERNLVRANGEPIGHVTTGEYGSQMLSLGGVHHLTGGGKKEGRVTCSTLLALCNGEAVTLTIDEGSEIVVQADKAPIINGVVEERMRVGCGSATVGMFASQWKDLVDEVVVVDDHITGVMSEHQAGKVIGWKETGIKIKGRRSTPGRYFQVAGPGTGWGGTNLDDPLVILGDFNAKVAVEGQSLLMVSTTGEHFAYYELDADLKPIQKDIPDRLQNSIERIEENCEPALCSVLFMGGAGGSLRAGVTENPVKLTRSAQAALTTVTCGGTDAYRWPGGGITIMSDVARMPDNSFGYVPTPALVAPIEFTMRREDFEALGGHMEYIIPIEDAVAGGTGLQKDHLLKGQRQVEPHADNAWPVVAK, encoded by the coding sequence ATGTGTTATATCGCTGATGGGAAATCAGGTGCATGTGACCGCTATGCTAATGAAGGCGGCAACTTAGTTCGACTTGACCCGCTGGTCGTGTTGGAACGACGCATAGAAGACGGTGGTGACGTGGTTCCTTTTCTTGAAGAGGACAAGCCTTGGGATGGCAACGTCGTCAAACCGAAAGATCAGTTTGTAACGGCTATCGGGGCTGGCACAACATACCCAGATTACAAACCAGCGCCGTTCATTGTTTCTAGTGAAGTTGACGGGGTTGATATGATCACCGTCGTGACCGAAGGTATCTTTAGTTATTGCGGCGCAAAAGTAAAAATCGACACAGATCGACATCTTGGGCCTGAACGCAATCTTGTGCGTGCAAATGGAGAGCCAATTGGCCACGTAACGACTGGTGAATACGGCTCTCAAATGTTGTCACTCGGTGGTGTGCATCACCTTACTGGTGGTGGCAAAAAAGAAGGCCGCGTTACCTGCTCAACTCTATTGGCATTGTGCAACGGTGAGGCCGTTACTCTTACCATTGATGAAGGGTCAGAAATTGTCGTCCAAGCAGATAAAGCTCCCATCATAAATGGCGTTGTTGAGGAGCGAATGCGGGTTGGTTGTGGTTCTGCAACTGTCGGTATGTTTGCCTCCCAATGGAAAGATCTCGTTGATGAAGTTGTGGTGGTTGATGACCACATCACAGGCGTAATGTCTGAACACCAAGCGGGTAAAGTGATTGGATGGAAAGAAACAGGCATAAAAATTAAGGGCCGCCGTTCAACTCCAGGTCGGTATTTTCAAGTCGCTGGACCGGGCACAGGATGGGGCGGCACAAACCTTGACGATCCGTTGGTGATTTTGGGTGATTTCAACGCCAAGGTGGCGGTTGAAGGGCAATCACTGTTGATGGTTTCAACAACCGGCGAGCACTTTGCCTATTACGAATTGGATGCGGATTTAAAACCAATTCAAAAAGACATTCCTGATCGTTTGCAAAACTCAATTGAGCGCATTGAAGAAAACTGTGAACCTGCATTATGTTCCGTCCTGTTTATGGGCGGAGCAGGTGGCTCGCTTCGTGCAGGCGTTACGGAAAACCCTGTTAAATTAACACGGTCGGCGCAAGCCGCATTGACCACTGTTACCTGTGGCGGCACAGATGCCTATCGGTGGCCTGGTGGTGGCATAACCATCATGTCTGATGTCGCTCGTATGCCGGATAATTCATTTGGTTATGTCCCGACACCTGCGCTTGTCGCACCTATTGAATTCACAATGCGCCGTGAAGATTTTGAAGCGCTTGGTGGCCATATGGAATACATCATTCCAATTGAAGATGCTGTTGCAGGCGGCACAGGGTTGCAAAAAGATCATCTGTTAAAAGGGCAAAGACAGGTTGAACCTCATGCCGATAACGCATGGCCAGTGGTAGCAAAATGA